A genomic window from Mesosutterella faecium includes:
- a CDS encoding multidrug effflux MFS transporter gives MKPSRTYLLWTLGLLTAFGPYITDLYLSSLPEQVEYFSTVPAKVQLGLTSSMMGLAAGQLVIGPLSDRWGRRPLLLTCLAVFTVITVLAIFSADIDSFIGWRFLQGAAGASGIVLSRSMATDRFEGRDLVNAMGTMGSVNGIAPVTAPIIGAALASVTDWRGIFVVLCLIGAALFAMSLRIPETLEPGRRSRRGLLAVFGTLFTVFRDRGFSLIVAQQCMAFALLFGYIASSPFILQRIYGLSGLGFSLCFGFNALGIGLGAAYAGRQGSPLRTLCHGSAAVMCGSLLTAAALFLQAPLLLLEPLFFLTLMALGLTFPTASAVAMSRQRKLAGAASAVLGASGFVTGGIVSPLAGIGDIAVSTGIVLGAAGFGTWALAQLCRCYLEKRPEQDSRGNPVDFGRSAGR, from the coding sequence GTGAAGCCCTCGAGAACCTACCTGCTCTGGACGCTGGGGCTGCTCACCGCGTTCGGACCGTACATCACGGATCTCTACCTCTCGTCGCTGCCCGAGCAGGTCGAATACTTCAGCACGGTCCCCGCGAAGGTCCAGCTTGGGCTCACCTCCAGCATGATGGGGCTCGCGGCCGGGCAGCTCGTGATCGGGCCGCTTTCCGACCGATGGGGGCGCAGGCCGCTGCTGCTGACCTGCCTCGCCGTCTTCACCGTGATCACCGTGCTCGCCATCTTCTCCGCGGACATTGACAGCTTCATCGGATGGCGCTTTCTGCAGGGCGCGGCCGGCGCGAGCGGCATCGTGCTGTCGAGATCGATGGCCACCGACCGGTTTGAAGGCAGGGACCTCGTGAACGCCATGGGCACGATGGGCTCGGTCAACGGCATCGCGCCGGTCACGGCGCCGATCATCGGCGCGGCCCTCGCCTCGGTCACGGACTGGAGAGGCATCTTCGTTGTCCTCTGCCTGATCGGTGCGGCGCTTTTCGCCATGTCGCTGCGCATTCCGGAAACGCTCGAACCGGGCAGGCGAAGCCGGCGCGGCCTTCTTGCGGTCTTCGGGACGCTTTTTACGGTCTTCCGCGACAGAGGCTTCAGCCTCATCGTGGCGCAGCAGTGCATGGCCTTTGCCCTGCTCTTTGGCTACATCGCATCCTCGCCTTTCATCCTGCAGCGAATTTACGGGCTCTCGGGCCTGGGCTTCAGCCTGTGCTTCGGCTTCAACGCCCTTGGGATCGGCCTGGGAGCCGCCTACGCGGGCCGCCAGGGCAGCCCCTTGAGAACGCTCTGCCACGGCTCGGCCGCCGTCATGTGCGGCTCGCTGCTCACCGCGGCCGCCCTCTTCCTGCAGGCACCGCTTTTGCTCCTCGAGCCCCTTTTCTTCCTGACCCTCATGGCGCTCGGGCTCACTTTCCCGACAGCCTCGGCCGTCGCGATGAGCCGGCAGAGAAAGCTCGCGGGGGCGGCCTCGGCCGTGCTCGGAGCGTCGGGGTTCGTCACCGGAGGCATCGTCTCCCCCCTGGCCGGCATCGGAGACATTGCGGTTTCGACGGGAATCGTGCTCGGCGCGGCCGGGTTCGGAACCTGGGCGCTCGCTCAGCTCTGCCGCTGCTACCTTGAAAAGCGGCCCGAGCAGGACAGCCGGGGCAATCCGGTGGACTTCGGCCGCTCCGCAGGGCGCTGA
- a CDS encoding efflux transporter outer membrane subunit, producing MKRSFALLVAASLGLIGLSGCSVPPGLPETLPAEKAHLPAGWQAPALQGSVASERDDWWSELRDPQLSSLIESALRDAHNVKAAAARLDAARAYARQLGADLYPEIGLAADSGRSKTRSTSTSAVSRPHYLRAAASASWELDFWGKNRNLRESALASADESLWAARAVRLSLAGSIAREYIGWLGSLRKLDLAVDSFETMQKTLEIVRSRRGLGTATDVDVSSSEAELASRKADADTLRLEAERHEHALALLASRPELRLRRPAALELPCPAVRPGLPSELLQNRPDVRQAEAALRSSHAEIAAAYAAFFPSISLTGSAGTQSRELSGLFGASIWSLGVSLDLPIFDFGRRTARYEETRAAERAALEAYRQAAEQAYGDVRDALSSTRYLKDIEESRRASLEASQRALLQALDRYRLGSEGFLTVLTAQRTFNSAAASLADARSERLYAYVSFNEALGAGASGEKP from the coding sequence ATGAAGCGCTCCTTTGCTCTGCTTGTGGCTGCGAGCCTCGGCTTGATCGGACTTTCCGGCTGTTCAGTCCCACCGGGGCTGCCCGAGACGCTGCCCGCTGAAAAAGCGCACCTTCCCGCCGGCTGGCAGGCTCCCGCGCTGCAGGGCAGCGTCGCATCGGAGCGAGACGACTGGTGGTCCGAGCTGCGTGACCCGCAACTCAGCTCCCTCATCGAATCGGCGCTTCGCGACGCCCACAACGTGAAGGCCGCTGCAGCCCGGCTCGACGCCGCCCGGGCCTACGCAAGACAGCTCGGGGCCGACCTCTATCCCGAAATCGGCCTGGCTGCCGACTCAGGCCGCAGCAAAACCCGCAGCACTTCCACCAGCGCCGTGTCGCGGCCCCACTATCTCAGGGCGGCGGCAAGCGCGTCCTGGGAGCTCGACTTCTGGGGCAAAAACAGAAATCTTAGGGAATCGGCCCTCGCCTCGGCCGACGAGAGCCTGTGGGCGGCGCGGGCCGTAAGGCTCTCGCTTGCCGGGAGCATCGCCCGCGAATACATCGGCTGGCTCGGATCGCTGCGCAAGCTCGATCTGGCGGTCGACAGCTTCGAGACGATGCAAAAGACCCTTGAGATCGTCCGCTCCCGCCGCGGCCTCGGAACGGCAACCGACGTGGACGTGAGCAGCTCCGAGGCGGAGCTCGCCTCGAGGAAGGCGGACGCGGACACGCTTCGGCTCGAGGCCGAACGGCATGAGCACGCGCTCGCCCTGCTCGCCTCCCGCCCGGAGCTGCGGCTGCGAAGGCCCGCGGCGCTCGAACTGCCCTGCCCGGCCGTGCGCCCGGGGCTGCCGAGCGAACTGCTGCAGAACCGGCCCGACGTGCGACAGGCTGAGGCCGCCCTGCGCAGCAGCCATGCGGAAATCGCCGCGGCCTACGCGGCCTTTTTCCCCAGCATCTCGCTCACCGGCTCCGCCGGCACGCAGTCGCGCGAGCTCAGCGGCCTTTTCGGTGCCTCCATCTGGTCGCTGGGAGTGTCGCTCGACCTGCCGATATTCGACTTCGGGCGGCGCACCGCGCGCTACGAAGAGACCAGGGCCGCGGAGCGGGCGGCCCTCGAGGCTTACCGCCAAGCTGCCGAACAGGCCTACGGGGACGTAAGGGACGCCCTGTCCTCGACCCGTTACCTGAAGGACATCGAGGAGTCACGCCGCGCCTCGCTCGAGGCCTCGCAGCGCGCCCTGCTGCAGGCGCTTGACCGCTACAGACTGGGCAGCGAGGGGTTCCTCACGGTCCTGACCGCCCAAAGGACTTTCAACAGCGCCGCAGCCAGCCTGGCCGACGCACGCTCGGAGCGCCTCTACGCCTATGTGAGCTTCAACGAAGCGCTTGGGGCGGGAGCCTCAGGGGAAAAACCGTGA
- a CDS encoding efflux RND transporter permease subunit: MLSQFCIKRPIFSTVMAILIILAGLISIRVLPVSQYPNITPPSVMISASYDGADILTLSRTVAQPIEAQLSGIQGLLYYRTTLRSSGEVRIDCTFDIGIDPNDAVLEINNRVRTVERKLPQAVRNVGVTVRKRSSDNLLRVILTSPDGSMSPIEMADYANVNIVDELKRVEDIGDVTIFGNVESSMRIWVDPLRMAKLKVTTSDIQNAISSQNMQYGIGRTGSAPTVEGQQLFYTVTGRRQLVNPDQFRNIVIKSDPSLGVVHLRDVARVEVGNRNYEFVSRQNGAPAANIAVFLQSGGNALAAANAVKARLEELSAHFPKGKLAYNVTDDTTVFVKASIREVLITIGEAFLLVLGVVFLFLQSWRATLIPMISVPVSLIGCTAGLWLCGFSINTLTLFAMTLAIGIVVDDAIVVLENVDRLMTQQHLPPRQAAQLAMKEVSSALIAIVLVLSAVFIPVAFLGGMAGELYRQFAVTVAMAVIISGFNALTLTPALCALFLKPGDASRKKPRFFLAFNRILAASTDFFIRIVSWLLAHGKLCFVLLLAVSALVWELMAVTPTSFIPTEDQGLVRMTFRMPDGTAFPRTYRAATEIADQIRKLPGIDSVVSETGRDSTTSDFRPDIASFTAKLRPWDERSVTSSDIRARMQSIAGARTDGVGTATLPAAIPGLGSTNGFTGFILARGSDNPRALQAVTDDFIAALREHPELTSLRSFLQAESPQLSAEVDEEKAAAMGVDIATVYNTLGTLIGSTYVNDFPRDSKLLRVIVQADAPYRMNPQDIGRAWVRSSSGEMIPLSTLVTVKRTSGPISMTRLNGYLAARFMGAAAQGVSSGSAISLVEKVADEVLPEGYTIGWVDQAWQEKRIGSSSSTAFGFGILVVFLILAALFERWSLPVAVVLALPFSLLGAFLAVDLRGFSNDIYFQIGLLVLIGLATKNAILIVEFALQKMAEGEEPGKAAVDAARLRFRPILMTSLAFMLGVLPLAIASGAGAAARRSMGTGVLGGMLLSTFIATLFVPVFFTWFASLGRRRSGGSGSPAEKKGKGEK, translated from the coding sequence ATGCTCTCCCAGTTCTGCATCAAGCGCCCCATCTTTTCCACCGTCATGGCGATACTGATCATCCTGGCGGGGCTGATTTCCATCCGCGTGCTGCCCGTTTCGCAGTACCCGAACATCACGCCCCCTTCGGTCATGATCAGCGCTTCCTATGACGGGGCGGACATCCTCACCCTGTCGCGCACGGTCGCACAGCCCATCGAGGCCCAGCTCTCCGGCATTCAGGGCCTGCTCTACTACAGGACGACGCTGCGCTCGAGCGGAGAGGTCCGCATCGACTGCACCTTCGACATCGGCATCGACCCAAACGACGCGGTCCTCGAGATCAACAACCGGGTCCGCACCGTTGAGCGCAAGCTGCCGCAGGCCGTGCGCAACGTAGGCGTGACGGTCCGCAAGAGAAGCTCCGACAACCTCCTGCGCGTCATTCTCACCTCACCCGACGGCAGCATGTCGCCGATCGAGATGGCCGACTACGCGAACGTGAATATCGTCGACGAGCTCAAGCGCGTGGAGGACATCGGCGACGTAACCATCTTCGGCAACGTGGAATCCTCGATGCGCATCTGGGTCGACCCGCTGCGGATGGCCAAGCTGAAGGTGACGACCTCTGACATCCAGAACGCCATTTCCAGCCAGAACATGCAGTACGGCATCGGGCGCACCGGCTCGGCCCCCACCGTGGAGGGCCAGCAGCTGTTCTACACGGTCACAGGGCGGCGCCAGCTCGTCAATCCGGATCAATTTCGGAACATCGTCATCAAAAGCGACCCGAGCCTCGGGGTGGTCCACCTGCGCGACGTCGCCCGGGTGGAGGTCGGCAACCGCAACTATGAATTCGTAAGCCGTCAGAACGGCGCCCCCGCGGCCAACATCGCCGTGTTCCTGCAGTCGGGCGGCAACGCCCTCGCCGCGGCCAACGCGGTAAAGGCCAGGCTCGAGGAACTCTCCGCGCATTTTCCGAAAGGCAAGCTCGCCTACAACGTCACCGACGACACCACCGTCTTCGTGAAGGCCTCCATCCGCGAGGTTCTCATCACAATCGGAGAGGCCTTCCTGCTGGTGCTGGGAGTCGTGTTTCTGTTCCTGCAGAGCTGGCGCGCGACCCTCATCCCCATGATCTCCGTGCCGGTGTCGCTGATTGGCTGCACCGCTGGGCTGTGGCTGTGCGGCTTCTCCATCAATACGCTCACGCTTTTCGCCATGACTCTCGCGATCGGCATCGTGGTGGACGATGCCATCGTCGTGCTCGAAAACGTCGACCGGCTGATGACCCAGCAGCACCTGCCGCCGCGACAGGCCGCGCAGCTGGCCATGAAGGAGGTCTCGAGCGCGCTCATCGCCATCGTGCTCGTCCTTTCCGCGGTTTTCATCCCGGTCGCCTTCCTGGGCGGCATGGCGGGCGAGCTCTACAGGCAGTTCGCCGTTACGGTCGCCATGGCCGTGATCATCTCGGGCTTCAATGCGCTTACCCTTACCCCGGCGCTGTGCGCCCTCTTCCTGAAGCCCGGGGACGCCTCGAGGAAAAAGCCGCGCTTCTTCCTCGCCTTCAACCGGATCCTTGCCGCCTCCACGGATTTCTTCATCCGCATCGTGAGCTGGCTGCTCGCGCACGGGAAGCTCTGCTTCGTGCTGCTGCTGGCCGTCTCGGCGCTTGTCTGGGAACTGATGGCGGTCACGCCGACCTCCTTCATTCCCACTGAAGACCAGGGGCTCGTGAGGATGACCTTCCGCATGCCTGACGGAACCGCTTTCCCGAGGACCTACAGGGCCGCCACGGAAATCGCCGACCAAATCCGAAAGCTACCGGGCATCGACTCTGTCGTGTCTGAAACCGGGCGAGACTCGACCACATCGGACTTCAGGCCCGACATCGCCTCTTTCACGGCAAAGCTCAGGCCCTGGGACGAGCGCAGCGTCACCTCCTCGGACATCCGAGCCCGGATGCAGTCAATCGCCGGAGCCCGCACGGACGGAGTCGGCACTGCAACGCTTCCCGCGGCGATTCCGGGTCTGGGCAGCACCAACGGCTTCACCGGCTTCATCCTAGCCCGCGGCAGCGACAATCCGAGAGCCCTGCAGGCAGTGACCGACGACTTCATTGCGGCGCTCCGGGAGCATCCCGAACTCACATCGCTGCGCAGCTTCCTGCAGGCCGAATCCCCGCAGCTTTCCGCCGAGGTGGATGAAGAGAAAGCGGCCGCGATGGGAGTCGACATCGCCACGGTCTACAACACCCTCGGCACCCTGATTGGAAGCACCTACGTCAACGATTTTCCCCGGGACTCCAAGCTGCTTCGCGTCATCGTCCAGGCCGACGCCCCCTACCGGATGAATCCGCAGGACATCGGGCGGGCCTGGGTACGCTCCAGCTCCGGGGAGATGATCCCGCTCTCCACTCTGGTCACGGTAAAGAGGACCTCCGGCCCCATCAGCATGACGAGGCTCAACGGCTACCTGGCCGCGCGCTTCATGGGCGCCGCGGCTCAGGGGGTGAGCTCCGGCAGCGCCATCAGCCTGGTCGAGAAAGTCGCCGACGAGGTGCTTCCGGAAGGCTATACGATCGGCTGGGTGGACCAGGCCTGGCAGGAGAAGCGCATCGGCAGCTCCTCCTCGACTGCCTTCGGGTTCGGCATCCTCGTCGTATTCCTCATTCTTGCGGCCCTATTCGAGCGCTGGTCTCTGCCTGTCGCGGTGGTGCTCGCGCTGCCGTTTTCGCTGCTCGGGGCCTTCCTCGCAGTGGATCTAAGAGGCTTCAGCAACGACATTTATTTCCAGATCGGCCTGCTCGTTCTGATCGGACTGGCGACCAAAAACGCCATTCTGATCGTGGAGTTCGCCCTCCAGAAAATGGCCGAAGGCGAAGAGCCCGGGAAAGCCGCGGTCGACGCTGCGCGGCTTCGCTTCAGACCCATCCTGATGACCTCGCTCGCGTTCATGCTGGGCGTGCTGCCGCTTGCGATCGCGAGCGGAGCCGGAGCCGCCGCCCGCCGTTCGATGGGAACCGGCGTACTGGGCGGGATGCTGCTCTCCACATTCATCGCGACGCTGTTCGTTCCGGTGTTTTTCACCTGGTTCGCCTCGCTGGGCCGCCGCCGGTCCGGCGGAAGCGGCTCGCCTGCTGAAAAGAAAGGGAAGGGGGAAAAATGA
- a CDS encoding efflux RND transporter periplasmic adaptor subunit yields MNISWLKPLVISAIAAALASGCSDSGKKKPAVKPVEVSTVTVAPVDVPHWQEVMGKTEGTSQVEIRSQVSGILKRIAYAEGTPVKAGQLLFVIDPSACEAALKEARSQRDQLAAQAAQATRELKRTQGLEVAQAASRKELDDALSAEQSAKAALSAAQARVESAAVDLAHTQIRAPSPGVAGLSLVHAGALVTQHTTLLTTLTQKGDLRVVFAISDRDLGEARISRSSAVEVVNPEGARLPARLDYVSQAVDDDLGTRQLRAKLQKTTGLLSGQFVRVRLQTGVEKGVYLVPQGAVLQQSDGTYALYTMKDGKAHKTAVTVGAWDDANWIVRSGLKPGDQVIVNQILRLRDGREVKAASPAAAAGSSPAQ; encoded by the coding sequence ATGAACATTTCTTGGCTCAAACCGCTGGTTATTTCCGCGATCGCGGCCGCGCTGGCCTCGGGCTGCAGCGATTCAGGGAAAAAAAAGCCCGCTGTGAAACCCGTTGAAGTTTCGACCGTTACGGTGGCTCCGGTGGATGTTCCCCACTGGCAGGAAGTCATGGGGAAGACGGAGGGCACCTCGCAGGTGGAAATCCGCTCGCAGGTCTCCGGCATCCTCAAGCGCATTGCCTACGCCGAGGGCACTCCGGTGAAAGCCGGCCAGCTTCTGTTCGTCATTGACCCCTCGGCCTGCGAGGCGGCGCTCAAAGAAGCGCGCTCGCAGAGGGACCAGCTCGCCGCGCAGGCCGCGCAGGCCACCCGCGAGCTCAAAAGAACCCAGGGCCTTGAGGTCGCTCAGGCCGCCTCAAGGAAGGAGCTCGACGATGCGCTCTCCGCCGAACAGTCGGCAAAGGCAGCGCTTTCCGCCGCGCAGGCCAGGGTCGAGAGCGCTGCAGTGGACCTCGCCCACACTCAGATCCGGGCTCCTTCCCCCGGGGTGGCCGGACTTTCGCTGGTCCATGCGGGGGCGCTGGTCACGCAGCACACGACCCTGCTCACCACTTTGACCCAGAAAGGCGATCTGAGAGTCGTTTTCGCCATCAGCGACCGCGATCTGGGCGAAGCAAGAATCTCGCGCAGCAGCGCCGTGGAAGTGGTCAATCCGGAAGGAGCGAGGCTGCCTGCGCGGCTCGACTATGTTTCTCAGGCGGTTGACGACGACCTCGGGACGAGGCAGCTGCGTGCCAAGCTGCAGAAAACGACCGGGCTCCTTTCCGGTCAGTTCGTCCGGGTGAGGCTGCAGACGGGAGTGGAGAAAGGGGTTTACCTCGTGCCTCAGGGGGCCGTGCTCCAGCAGTCAGACGGCACCTATGCGCTTTACACGATGAAAGACGGCAAGGCGCACAAGACTGCGGTAACCGTGGGCGCATGGGACGATGCAAACTGGATTGTCCGCTCCGGCCTGAAGCCTGGCGACCAGGTGATTGTCAATCAGATCCTGAGGCTTCGCGACGGCCGCGAGGTCAAGGCGGCCTCCCCGGCCGCCGCGGCAGGCTCCTCTCCGGCTCAGTAA
- a CDS encoding M24 family metallopeptidase has translation MQESASRIAKLREHLVKQGLSAWISITSDPHASEYVPGRWAERAWLSGFTGSYGILVVTASEALLWTDSRYWVQASRQLEGSGIALMKLGAPDVRGWIEWLAENLASGSSAGISGESLPLELETRLREALSPRGISLRTDLDLAAEIWTDRPALPHSRIYENTLAPEPAGRKLERLRGELAEKGADAFATSALDEIGWLTNLRGSDVDYNPVFLSHLLVLKDRAFVFLNEDSLPAELRPKLEAEGFCVRPYDAFRDSLRALPALRLFIDPSVISSTAAGAIGRQVEIIRGMSPIALLKTRKTKEEIHLIEETMKKDGAALCRFYAWLEGELARGSGLTEMDVVRRLHEERTRESGYVSESFGTIAAVGPNAALPHYTPDEAHCSPLAGDTVLLIDSGAQYQSGTTDITRVTAIHRPPEALRKDYTAVLRAHLHLLNAYFPEGAYASQLDTFARAPLWETDADFGHGTGHGVGFFMNVHERPYSISPRSLPSEATRTVEGIVVSDEPGIYREGRWGIRIESLITPEVRSESEFGRFMGFRALTLCPIDTRLIVARMMKSEEIALLNRYHRQVREALQDRVEGEALDWLLKSTEWF, from the coding sequence ATGCAAGAATCAGCCAGCCGGATCGCAAAGCTCAGGGAGCATTTAGTGAAACAGGGCCTCTCGGCCTGGATTTCGATCACCTCCGACCCCCACGCCTCGGAGTACGTCCCCGGGCGCTGGGCGGAAAGGGCCTGGCTGTCGGGCTTCACCGGCAGCTACGGCATTCTTGTCGTCACAGCCTCGGAGGCGCTGCTGTGGACCGACAGCCGCTACTGGGTCCAGGCCTCGCGCCAGCTCGAGGGCTCCGGCATTGCGCTGATGAAGCTCGGTGCGCCGGACGTCCGGGGCTGGATCGAGTGGCTCGCCGAAAACCTGGCCTCCGGCTCGAGCGCCGGGATCTCCGGCGAGAGCCTGCCGCTCGAGCTTGAGACGAGGCTGCGCGAGGCGCTCAGCCCCAGGGGCATCTCGCTGAGAACCGACCTGGACCTGGCCGCCGAAATATGGACAGACCGCCCCGCCCTTCCCCACAGCCGGATTTACGAGAACACGCTCGCCCCGGAGCCAGCGGGCCGCAAGCTCGAGCGGCTTCGCGGAGAGCTGGCGGAAAAGGGCGCCGACGCCTTCGCTACCTCGGCGCTGGACGAAATCGGCTGGCTCACCAATCTGCGCGGCTCGGATGTGGACTACAACCCCGTTTTCCTGTCGCATCTGCTCGTGCTGAAAGACCGGGCCTTTGTCTTTCTCAATGAAGACAGCCTGCCCGCCGAGCTTCGCCCGAAGCTTGAAGCCGAGGGCTTTTGCGTCCGCCCCTACGACGCGTTCAGGGACAGCCTGCGGGCCCTGCCCGCCCTGAGGCTTTTCATCGACCCCTCGGTGATTTCCTCCACGGCGGCCGGCGCCATAGGCAGGCAGGTGGAGATCATCAGGGGGATGTCGCCCATCGCGCTGCTCAAGACACGCAAGACAAAAGAAGAGATCCACCTGATTGAAGAAACCATGAAAAAAGACGGCGCGGCGCTCTGCAGGTTCTACGCCTGGCTTGAGGGGGAGCTCGCCCGAGGCAGCGGCCTCACTGAAATGGACGTGGTCCGCAGGCTCCATGAAGAACGGACCCGGGAAAGCGGCTACGTGAGCGAGTCCTTCGGCACCATTGCGGCGGTAGGCCCCAATGCGGCCCTTCCACACTACACGCCCGACGAAGCCCACTGCAGTCCGCTTGCGGGCGACACGGTGCTGCTGATCGATTCAGGCGCACAGTATCAGAGCGGCACGACGGACATCACCCGCGTCACGGCGATCCACCGCCCGCCGGAGGCGCTTCGGAAGGACTATACGGCCGTGCTCCGTGCGCACCTTCATCTGCTCAACGCGTACTTCCCCGAGGGGGCTTACGCCTCGCAGCTCGACACCTTCGCCCGCGCCCCGCTCTGGGAGACTGACGCGGACTTCGGCCACGGCACAGGCCACGGCGTCGGCTTTTTCATGAACGTGCACGAGAGGCCCTATTCGATTTCCCCGCGCAGCCTGCCCTCGGAGGCCACCCGCACGGTGGAGGGCATCGTCGTGTCGGACGAGCCCGGGATTTACAGGGAGGGGCGCTGGGGCATCCGAATTGAAAGCCTCATCACCCCGGAGGTGAGGTCGGAAAGCGAGTTCGGGCGCTTCATGGGCTTCCGGGCCCTGACGCTGTGCCCCATCGACACGCGCCTCATCGTGGCCCGGATGATGAAGTCAGAAGAAATCGCGCTGCTCAACCGCTACCACCGCCAGGTCCGTGAGGCTCTCCAGGACCGGGTGGAAGGCGAGGCGCTCGACTGGCTGCTCAAGTCCACCGAATGGTTCTGA
- a CDS encoding DEAD/DEAH box helicase → MNQPFADLGLIEPLNRAVADMGYEQPTPIQQKAVPAVLQGRDILAAAQTGTGKTAAYSLPLIQKISADKAPVQPKQVKALILAPTRELAAQIHENIRSYCRYTRVSSALVFGGVNIKPQTAALAGGVDILIATPGRLLDHAGQGNVDLSAVRYLVLDEADRMLDMGFIHDIRRILKLVPEKRQNLLFSATFSPDIRRLADTLLSNPVSVEISPNKESALIRQQAYSIAKNRKRELLRDLIVDGGWDQVLVFTRMKHAANRLCQQLTRDGISAAAIHGNKSQNARTRALADFKAKKVRVLVATDIAARGLDIEQLPHVVNYELPDVPEDYVHRIGRTGRAGVEGHAVSFVSPEDRPQLAAIEKLLKEKIELITPEGYDGPQPEDMAEDDRKAEQSRRRQLARQSEARRARKKEPRKPLPSGSAQAVAEALPAAGEGDRGFSDRDPSAGRGRRKPARGSAASAGKKAAGPDFDPDNFGNSIHYRPRKPARRGRSASIGRYEPKDPFAPEQQALFLPQNMPGEAPYPAGGKPRGASSRPGKGRSRRSGQPRPARSTDYFEQNSRYSDSNTRSNLPPGMIARRSSRGRRH, encoded by the coding sequence GTGAACCAACCGTTTGCAGATCTGGGGCTCATCGAGCCCCTGAACCGCGCCGTAGCCGACATGGGCTACGAGCAGCCGACCCCGATACAGCAAAAAGCTGTCCCCGCCGTCCTCCAGGGCCGGGACATTCTCGCGGCAGCCCAGACGGGCACCGGCAAGACCGCCGCCTACAGCCTGCCCCTGATCCAGAAAATCTCGGCCGACAAGGCCCCCGTCCAGCCCAAGCAGGTGAAGGCGCTCATCCTCGCGCCGACGCGCGAGCTCGCAGCGCAGATCCACGAAAACATCCGCTCGTACTGCCGCTACACCAGAGTCAGCTCCGCGCTGGTCTTCGGCGGAGTGAACATCAAGCCGCAGACTGCAGCCCTCGCCGGAGGCGTCGACATCCTGATTGCGACGCCGGGGCGGCTCCTCGACCATGCGGGCCAGGGCAACGTGGACCTTTCCGCCGTGCGCTATCTTGTCCTCGACGAAGCCGACCGCATGCTCGACATGGGCTTCATCCACGACATCCGCCGCATCCTGAAGCTCGTGCCCGAAAAGCGGCAGAACCTGCTCTTCTCGGCCACCTTCAGCCCTGACATCCGGCGCCTTGCCGACACGCTCCTCTCCAACCCCGTATCGGTCGAAATCTCCCCGAACAAGGAATCGGCCCTGATCCGCCAGCAGGCCTACAGCATCGCCAAAAACCGCAAGCGCGAGCTGCTGCGCGATCTGATTGTCGACGGCGGATGGGACCAGGTGCTCGTGTTCACCCGCATGAAGCACGCCGCGAACCGTCTCTGCCAGCAGCTTACCCGCGACGGCATCTCCGCGGCCGCCATTCACGGCAACAAGAGCCAGAACGCTCGGACGCGCGCCCTGGCGGACTTCAAGGCGAAGAAGGTGCGCGTGCTCGTCGCCACGGACATCGCCGCCCGCGGCCTTGACATAGAGCAGCTGCCGCATGTGGTGAACTACGAGCTGCCGGATGTCCCCGAAGATTATGTCCACCGCATCGGCCGCACAGGCCGGGCGGGCGTTGAGGGACACGCCGTGAGCTTCGTCTCGCCGGAAGACCGCCCGCAGCTTGCCGCCATTGAAAAGCTGCTGAAGGAAAAAATCGAGCTCATCACCCCCGAAGGCTATGACGGACCGCAGCCCGAGGACATGGCCGAAGACGACCGAAAGGCTGAGCAGAGCCGCCGCCGGCAGCTCGCCCGCCAGAGCGAGGCCCGCAGGGCCAGGAAGAAAGAGCCCCGCAAGCCCCTGCCCAGCGGCTCAGCCCAGGCTGTCGCCGAGGCGCTTCCCGCCGCCGGCGAAGGCGACCGCGGCTTCTCCGACCGCGATCCCTCTGCCGGACGCGGCCGCAGAAAACCCGCCCGCGGCTCGGCTGCCTCTGCCGGAAAGAAGGCCGCAGGCCCCGATTTCGACCCGGACAATTTCGGCAATTCAATTCATTACCGCCCCCGCAAGCCCGCGCGGCGCGGCCGCAGCGCCTCCATCGGGCGCTATGAGCCGAAGGATCCCTTCGCGCCGGAGCAGCAGGCGCTGTTCCTGCCGCAGAACATGCCGGGCGAGGCGCCCTATCCTGCCGGAGGGAAACCCCGCGGGGCCTCCTCGCGCCCGGGCAAAGGCCGCTCCCGCAGAAGCGGTCAGCCCCGCCCCGCCCGCAGCACCGACTACTTCGAGCAGAACTCCCGCTACAGCGACAGCAACACCCGAAGCAACCTGCCCCCCGGAATGATCGCGCGGCGCAGCAGCCGCGGCCGCAGGCACTGA
- a CDS encoding FKBP-type peptidyl-prolyl cis-trans isomerase codes for MELVGVRSAGEPQPADDGGLEIETLREGSGPEARQGDVVSVHYTGWLEDGTQFDSSLERGEPIEFPLGAGMVIPGWERGLIGMKVGEKRRLRIPPQLAYGDSGAGGVIPPGATLVFEVELMGLQAQS; via the coding sequence GTGGAGCTTGTCGGCGTCCGCAGCGCCGGCGAGCCGCAGCCCGCAGATGACGGCGGACTCGAAATTGAGACGCTTCGCGAGGGCTCGGGGCCAGAGGCGCGGCAGGGGGACGTGGTCTCCGTGCACTACACCGGCTGGCTCGAGGACGGAACGCAGTTTGACTCAAGCCTGGAGCGCGGGGAGCCCATCGAGTTCCCGCTCGGGGCCGGGATGGTGATCCCGGGCTGGGAGCGGGGTCTCATCGGCATGAAGGTGGGCGAGAAGCGCAGGCTTCGCATCCCCCCGCAGCTTGCCTACGGGGACTCGGGTGCAGGCGGAGTGATTCCGCCCGGGGCCACGCTCGTGTTTGAGGTGGAGCTCATGGGACTGCAGGCTCAGTCCTGA